In Vidua chalybeata isolate OUT-0048 chromosome 5, bVidCha1 merged haplotype, whole genome shotgun sequence, one genomic interval encodes:
- the MLC1 gene encoding membrane protein MLC1 isoform X1, with translation MTREEGYREEFSYDRMPTLERGKQENGNYIPDIKSSDLQLSKRLHPCFSYKTWIFSLLMGTCLLITSGFSLYLGNIFPSEMDYLRCAAGSCIPSAVVSFAIARNKINVIPNFQILFVSTFAVTTTCLIWFGCKLVLNPSAININFNLILLILLEIFMATTVIISARSTEDCCTRKKNAAHDNAIVLSNVSFPARILKSYSVIEVIIGISSVFGGIIALNMDVLVSGPYLSVTFFWILVACFPSAIASHVAAEYPSKCLVEVLIAISSVTSPLLFTASAYLSFSIMQVVDIFKSYPPAVKQSYDVLLLLLMLMLLIQACLTIGTVIQCVNYKTKMKLQDSAWTPSQVKKQEYRTTEVSNNTLKDFDKDKAWKAVVVQMAQ, from the exons ATGACCAGGGAAGAAGGTTACAGAGAAGAATTTAGCTATGACAGGATGCCAACTTTGGAGCGGGGAAAACAAGAGAATGGAAATTATATACCAGATATCAAATCCAGTGACCTTCAGCTGTCAAAGAGGCTGCATCCTTGCTTTAGTTACAAAACATGGatattttctttgctgatgGGG ACTTGCCTCCTTATTACTTCTGGATTTTCACTATAtctgggaaatattttcccatctGAAATGGATTATTTACGTTGTGCAGCAGGTTCA TGTATTCCTTCAGCAGTTGTGAGCTTTGCTATAGCaaggaataaaattaatgtg atACCAAATTTTCAGATTCTATTTGTCTCTACATTTGCTGTTACAACAACGTGTTTAATTTGGTTTGGATGCAAACTTGTCCTCAATCCATCAGCTATAAAT ATAAATTTCAACTTGATTCTACTTATTCTGCTGGAAATCTTCATGGCAACTACTGTGATCATTTCAGCTAGGTCTACTGAAGACTGCTGTACAAGAAAGAAA AATGCTGCACATGACAATGCCATTGTTTTGAGCAATGTCAGCTTTCCTGCTCGAATTCTGAAGTCATACTCA GTAATTGAGGTGATTATTGGAATTTCATCAGTATTTGGTGGAATAATTGCTTTGAATATGGATGTTCTAGTCTCAGGTCCATACCTCTCAGTAACATTCTTTTGGATCTTAGTTGCT TGCTTTCCAAGTGCTATTGCAAGTCATGTAGCTGCTGAATATCCAAGTAAATGTCTG GTTGAGGTCCTGATTGCCATTAGCAGTGTTACCTCTCCTTTGTTGTTCACTGCTTCCGCATACTTATCCTTCAGTATCATGCAAGTTGTTGACATCTTTAAAAGTTATCCACCTGCTGTTAAA CAATCTTATGATGTACTCCTGTTGCTTCTAATGTTGATGCTGCTAATTCAGGCATGCCTTACTATTGGAACTGTAATACAGTGTGTGAATTACAAGACAAAAATGAAACTACAAGATTCAGCATGGACACCATCACAGGTTAAAAAACAGGAATACAGAACAACAGAG GTTTCCAATAATACCTTAAAGGATTTTGACAAAGATAAAGCTTGGAAAGCAGTTGTGGTGCAGATGGCTCAGTAG
- the MLC1 gene encoding membrane protein MLC1 isoform X2 — translation MTREEGYREEFSYDRMPTLERGKQENGNYIPDIKSSDLQLSKRLHPCFSYKTWIFSLLMGTCLLITSGFSLYLGNIFPSEMDYLRCAAGSCIPSAVVSFAIARNKINVIPNFQILFVSTFAVTTTCLIWFGCKLVLNPSAININFNLILLILLEIFMATTVIISARSTEDCCTRKKNAAHDNAIVLSNVSFPARILKSYSVIEVIIGISSVFGGIIALNMDVLVSGPYLSVTFFWILVACFPSAIASHVAAEYPSKCLVEVLIAISSVTSPLLFTASAYLSFSIMQVVDIFKSYPPAVKACLTIGTVIQCVNYKTKMKLQDSAWTPSQVKKQEYRTTEVSNNTLKDFDKDKAWKAVVVQMAQ, via the exons ATGACCAGGGAAGAAGGTTACAGAGAAGAATTTAGCTATGACAGGATGCCAACTTTGGAGCGGGGAAAACAAGAGAATGGAAATTATATACCAGATATCAAATCCAGTGACCTTCAGCTGTCAAAGAGGCTGCATCCTTGCTTTAGTTACAAAACATGGatattttctttgctgatgGGG ACTTGCCTCCTTATTACTTCTGGATTTTCACTATAtctgggaaatattttcccatctGAAATGGATTATTTACGTTGTGCAGCAGGTTCA TGTATTCCTTCAGCAGTTGTGAGCTTTGCTATAGCaaggaataaaattaatgtg atACCAAATTTTCAGATTCTATTTGTCTCTACATTTGCTGTTACAACAACGTGTTTAATTTGGTTTGGATGCAAACTTGTCCTCAATCCATCAGCTATAAAT ATAAATTTCAACTTGATTCTACTTATTCTGCTGGAAATCTTCATGGCAACTACTGTGATCATTTCAGCTAGGTCTACTGAAGACTGCTGTACAAGAAAGAAA AATGCTGCACATGACAATGCCATTGTTTTGAGCAATGTCAGCTTTCCTGCTCGAATTCTGAAGTCATACTCA GTAATTGAGGTGATTATTGGAATTTCATCAGTATTTGGTGGAATAATTGCTTTGAATATGGATGTTCTAGTCTCAGGTCCATACCTCTCAGTAACATTCTTTTGGATCTTAGTTGCT TGCTTTCCAAGTGCTATTGCAAGTCATGTAGCTGCTGAATATCCAAGTAAATGTCTG GTTGAGGTCCTGATTGCCATTAGCAGTGTTACCTCTCCTTTGTTGTTCACTGCTTCCGCATACTTATCCTTCAGTATCATGCAAGTTGTTGACATCTTTAAAAGTTATCCACCTGCTGTTAAA GCATGCCTTACTATTGGAACTGTAATACAGTGTGTGAATTACAAGACAAAAATGAAACTACAAGATTCAGCATGGACACCATCACAGGTTAAAAAACAGGAATACAGAACAACAGAG GTTTCCAATAATACCTTAAAGGATTTTGACAAAGATAAAGCTTGGAAAGCAGTTGTGGTGCAGATGGCTCAGTAG